A segment of the Actinomyces sp. oral taxon 171 str. F0337 genome:
CGTCCAACTCGGTGACGCCCTACGGTGAGCCCGGAACCCCTGGGACCCCCGTCATCACCCCAAACGGGGACACGGTCAACGTCAGCTGGCAGGCGGCCAACGGCAACGGAAGTCCCGTGAGCTACACGCTGCACTACTCCAACGGGCACACCAGTGACTCCAAGGACGTGGGAGGCGCAACCTCCACCACGGTCTCGGTCTCGCGCGGAACCTGGACCTTCTGGGTCGAGGCCGACAACGGTCACGGCTCCAAGACCTCGGGCCAGGCCAGCTACAGCTACAAGCCGGCCCCGCTGACACCGTCGACCCCCGCCGTCAAGGCCACCGGCAACAGCGGCGAGCTGTCCGTGAGCGCCTCGCCCCGAGCCGGCAACGGCTGGAGCGTCGGCGAGCTGACGGTGGAGTACTCCGTCGATCAGGTCACCTGGACCAGCTCCTCGACCATTCGAGGACTGACCGATGGGCAGGCCTACACCGTCTACGCCCGCGCCAACGGAGGCGGGCAGTACTCCGACGTCGTCGCCTCCTCCCCGGTGACGCCCTACGGTCCGCCGTCGGCGCCCTCGGTCAGCTGTGAGCTCACCGGCAAGAAGCAGAAGAAGGTCTCCTGCTCCTGGAGCCCTGGGGCCAACAACGGCGCGAGCACCGAGTACGAGCAGACCGATGACGGCGGCAAGTCCGTGGAGAGCGTCGAGATCGGTGACACCTACGACGGCAAGCTCAAGCGCGGTGAGTCGCTCACCTGGTGCGTGCGGTCCAGGACCAACGCCGGCACCTCCGAGTGGGGCTGCGGCACCGTCACCAGGCCGTCCAAGCAGGGCGATGACGACGACGATGACGATGACGACGATGACAAGAAGCAGGCCTTCCCGGTCGGCACCGAGACGCAGTTCTACGTGGACCAGTCGCAGAGGTGCCATCCCTTCGGCCCCTGGGGCACCTGCTACCAGATGGTCTTCGACATCACCGGAAACCCCAATAGCACCATGTCCTGTGGCTACTGGTACTGGGACACCTGGAACGGGCAGCCGGCCTGGAACGAGGAGGAGGTGGCCCTCGATAAGAACGGGTACGCCCGGCACAAGTTCCCCCACAGGACGCCTTACGTGAACCAGTCCATCATCTGCACCCAGCAGTAACCGGATCATTAACCGGATCGATGCCCGGCACGCAACAAGTCACACACTCACCTCTCTCCACCCGAAGGATCATTGATTCCATGCCGATGACCCCCGAGAACGCGACATGGTTCGCTGACGCCTTCTCCACCATTGTCAGCAACGTCGGTCAGGCGCTGCTCGACAAGGAAGACGTGATCAAGCTGGCCCTGACCACCATGCTCTCCGAGGGCCACCTCCTGCTCGAGGACGCCCCCGGTACCGGCAAGACCGCCCTGGCCCGGGCCCTGGCGGCCTCGGTGCAGGGAACGCACTCGCGCATCCAGTTCACCCCCGACCTGCTGCCCAGCGACATCACGGGCGTGACGATCTACGACCAGAAGACGGGCACGTGGGACTTCCACGCCGGCCCGATCTTCTCCTCGATCGTCCTGGCCGACGAGATCAACCGGGCCAGCCCCAAGACCCAGTCGGCCCTCCTGGAGGTCATGGAGGAGTCCCAGGTGACGGTCGACGGTGTACGCCACACGACTGAGCGCCCCTTCATGGTCATCGCCACCCAGAACCCCATCGAGCAGGCCGGCACCTACCGCCTGCCCGAGGCCCAGCTCGACCGCTTCCTCATGAAGGCCTCCGTGGGCTACCCGGGCCGGGAGGCACTCACCCAGATCCTGTCGAGCTCGGCCCACCCGGACCGCTCCAAGGACCTGTCCGCGGTCGTGGCCTCCTCGGTCGTGGCCTCCATGGCCGATCTGGCCGCATCCAACCACATCGAGAACTCGGTGCTGGACTACATCGGGGCCCTGGTGGAGGCCACACGCACAGCCGAGGAGACCCGCATGGGCGTGTCCACCCGTGGTGCCATCGGCATGGCTCGGGCCGCCCGGGTGTGGGCGGCCTCCCAGGGACGCAGCTTCGTCCTGCCAGACGACATCAAGGATCTCGCCGAGGTCGTGTGGGCCCACCGCCTGGTCATGGACCCCGACGCCGAGTTCACCGGCGCCACCGCCGCCGGTGTCATCACCGCCGCCCTGGCCCAGGTCCCCGCCCCCACAACCCGCGATTGAGCCGCATGCCGCCTCAGACGACGTCGCAGAAGCCTGCCCACCAGGCCCGTCCGGGTTCAGCGGGCGAGTCCGGTGCATCCGCCTCCTCCGCCGTATCACCCCCGAGGTCCTCGGGGGCTCCGGCGTCCTCGCCGTCCACGGCATCGGCTGCGTCGTCGACCTCCACGAGCACGGCTCTGACCGCCAGACCCGCGCGGTCCCGACTGACCGACGCGGTCGCGGTGCTGCTGCGGCCGCTGCGCTGGCTGCTGCACATCGTGACCCCGATCGGATGGGGCAGTCTGGCGCTGCTCGTGGCCTGTGGGCTGACCGGAGCAGTCATGGGCTGGCAGGAGGCATGGAGCGCCGCGGCCGCCGTCGGCATCGTCGTGGTGAGCGCCTGGCTGTGGCTCATTCCCCGCGCCGGCTACTCGGTCCACCACGACCTGCTCGAGCCCCGCGTCACCGTGGGCGACCACGCTCTCATCCGTCTGACCGTCACCAACCCCCGCGCCCGACCGCTGCTGCCCTCGCGCATGGAGATGCCGGTGGGGCCGGGGCGGGCCGTCTTCGTCGTCCCGACTCTGACCCCTCGGGCCGTCCACGAGCGCGGCTTCGTCCTGCCCACCCAGCGTCGCGGCATCGTCACCGTGGGGCCGGTCCTGGCGGTCCAGCGCGATCCGGTGGGACTGCTCCAGCGCGAACGCTCCCTGAGCCCCGCGCAGGACATCCACATCCACCCGCGCACCGTGCGTCTGGGCACGGTCCTGCACGGCGTCCTGCGCGACATCGAGGGCGCCGTCACCCAGGACCTGTCCAGCTCCGACGTCGCCTTCCACGCCCTGCGCGAGTACGTCCCCGGCGACGACCGGCGCAACGTCCACTGGCGCACCACTGCCCGCACCGGCCGCCTCATGGTGCGCCAGTTCGAGGAGACCCGTCGCTCCAACCTGCTCGTTCTGCTGTCCACCCGTCAGGACGACTACGCCGGTGAGGAGGACTTCGAGACCGCGGTGTCCATCGCCTGCTCACTGGCCATGGACGCGATCCAGGACGGGCGCGAGGTCCGCTTCATCACCCAGATCGGTGCCCTGCCCACCTCCTCCGCCCTGCGGATGCTGGACACGTCCTGCCTTCTGAGCACCGGTGAGGACGACATCAGCTGCGACCTCCTGGTGCGACACGCCTGCACGGCGCACCCCGATGCCTCTATCGTCGTCCTTGTCACTGGTCAGCAGGTCGACCGTGCCGTCCTGGCCCGGGCTCGTGGCTTCGCTCCCCTGCCGATGGTGGTCGTTGCCCTGCGCGCGGGCCAGCACGGCCTGTCGCGTCACCACGCCGGAACCATGCCAGTCGTGGACATGGACCGTCTTGAGCAGCTTCCCACCGCCCTGAGGCGAGCACTATGACCCCCACGATGACCCCCACCACCGTCTCCCCTCGCACCGCGAGCTCCCCGCTCTCCGGCGCCTCACCCGCCGGGGCCCCCTCCCCGGCCGAGGCCCCCTCGCAGGCCACCGCCGAGCCCTCCGGCGGCTCGACCGGGTCGACCTCCTCCTGGTCGACGGCGACGTCGTCGCGCACGCGCAGCCTCTCCAGCAACGAGACGACTCGTCGAGCCCGCTCGGTCACCGGCGCCGGCCCGCTCCTGGCACGTCCCTCCCGACCGGCGCTCTCCGCCCGCCGCTTCCTGCCTCCCAGGCGCGGCGCCAAGCCGCCCACACCGGCGGCCGCCGCCCTTGAGCTGGTCCTGATGGCCGGGATCATCGCCGTCGGCGCGGTCCCCTTCCTGCCGGTCTTCGCCTCCGTGGTCGGCTGCCTCGCCGTCGGCTACGGCGCGCTCATCGGCACCCTGACCGCGTTGGTCTGCTCACGCCTGCGCCTGTCGGTGCTGCCGAGCATGGCGGCCCTGGCGCTGGTGCACGTCCTGGTGGCCCCCTGGCTGCTGACCGACGTCGGCTCCGGGACGGCGGCGATCAGGACCGTGCTGGGCTCCACGGTCACCGTGTGGCGCGACGCCCTGACCGTGCCGATGCCGCTGAGCTCCTTCAGCGGCATGACGGTGCTGCCGTGGATGACCGGGCTGGCGGTCTCAGCGCTGGCGACCCGCCTCATCCTGGCGGGTCGTGAGGTCCTGGCCGGCCTGACCCTCATCTGCCTGCCCGCCGTCGGCATCGGCTGGGGCGGGCAGGAGGCCGTGCGCCCCACCACGCTGGGCGTCCTGTTCGTCGTCGGGATCCTGGCCCTGTGGACCTGCGGCTCCCTTCGTCAGCGGCGCAGCCACGTCGTTGAGGCCCTGGACCTGAGCTCCTTCTCCACGACCTCGGGCACCACGAGCGCCCGCTCCACCGGCGACCTCGGTCGGGCGGCCCTGCGCGGGACGGTCATCGCCGCCGTACTGCTCCTGGTCACCGCCCTGGCCGCCATGGTCCTGACGCCCACCGCCCCCGCCTCCCGGACGGTGGTGCGCGACCTGTTCCAGCCGCCGCTGGACCTGACCGAGTACGCCAGCCCGCTGTCCCTGGTACGCACCCTGGAGACGGACAAGGCCCACACCCGGCTCATGAAGCCCACCAACCTGCCCTCGGGCGGACGCATCCGCATCGCCGCCCTGGACTCCTACGACGGCCTGTCGGCCCACATCGGTCAGAACGAGAACGGCCAGTCGCGCTTCGAGCGCATCGGCGACAAGACCCAGCTGACGGCCAACCGGCTCGACGGGCGCAAGCAGACCTCCTCCCTGACCATCGAGGACTACAGCTTCCCCTGGGTGCCCACCATGCCCGAGACGATCCGCATCGAGTCCTCCGGGCCACGTCAGTCCGCCCTGCGCGAGGGCATGTACTACGACAAGTTCTCCTCCACCGGGGTCGCCACCAGCGGCCTGGCATCGGGCGACGTCCTCACCGAGCGGGTCGCCCCCTACACCGCGCCCTCCGAGGCCGCTCTCAACAAGGCGACCCTGGCGCAGACCTCACTGGGACCGATCGAGCAGGTACCGCCGTCGGTGGCCTCTCTGGCCAAGGAGATCGTCGGGGCCGAGTCCAACCCCATCGCTCAGGTCCGGACGCTCCAGCAGCGCCTGCGCACGAGCTACTACTCCGACGGCACCAAGAGTCCCTCCCAACCCGGGCACGGGGCCGCCCGCATCGCCTCCATGGTGGAGGCAGACTCCCTCGTCGGCGACGACGAGCAGTACTCGGTGCTCATGATGCTCATGTGCCGCTCGCTCAACATCCCGGCCCGCGTCGTCATGGGCTTCGACCCAGCCACTGACGGCGACGCCAAGACCGTCACCGGCGAGGACGTCAAGGCCTGGGTGGAGATCCCCTTCGAGGACCTGGGCTGGGTGTCCTTCGACGTCACACCGGACCGTGACCAGGTTCCCCAGCAGCAGACCACCCAGAAGGTCTCCAACCCCGAGCCCAACGTCCTCCAGCCCCCGTTGCCCAACGAGGACCCGGCCCAGCTGCCGCCCAACTACGAGGACCCTCAGCGCGACGACCCTCAGGACAATGACAAGGGCGGTCTGCCGACCGCGGTCATCGCCGTCGGCGGCTCCATCCTGGCGATCGCAACGATCGTGGGCTCCGTCCTGGGATGGAAGGCCTGGCGGCGCAGCCGACGACGCGCACGCACCGGCGTCGGTAAGGCCCTGGGCGCCTGGGAGGAGATCCTCGACCGGGCCCGCGACCTGGGGCGCTCCCCCGGGTGGGGAGCCACTCGGCGTGAGGCGGCAGCGCAGCTGGCGCCTCACTTCCCGCAGGTCGATCTGCCTCGATTCGCTGGAGCAGTTGATACCCAGGTCTTCAGCTCCGGGGAGCCGCCGTCGTACGCTCTAGGGGAGCTGTGGGAGTCCTCGGATGCGATCGTCCGCTCCATGGGGGCGGAGCGCTCGCGCCTGGGACGGGCATGGGCCCGTTTGTCCCCGCGCTCCCTTGTCCATCCCGCCGGGAGGCGGTCACGTCGACCCAGGAGGTTGCGGTCATGACGATCACTGCTGACGCCCGTGGCAGCGCCTCGACCGCTGCGGGCCCACCGACGTCCTCCCACCTGCCCAATGAGACGGCGCGCCCCGGCGTCGTCAGCCCGTACGGTATGACGCCGACCGCCTCCGGTGATCCCCACGGTGGTGCAGCAGCGGCCCCCCGGGGCTCAGAGACCAGCACGGCCGAACCAGCTGGGCACACGCCGTCCCCGCATCAGCTCCCCCCGGCCCCGCTCCAGGCGCGCATCGTCGCCGGGGTCATCGACCTCGTCATCGGTTCGCTTCTGGTGGGGGGCCTGACCTCGGCCATCTGGCAGGTGGGCGGCCGCCCGGTCCTGACCAGCGGGCTCATCGCCTTCGGGGTGGTCGTCGGGGCGCGCTGGCTCGCTATCGCGACCACCGGCTGGTCCCTGGGAGGGCGGCTGCTCAGCATCCGCATGCTGGGGGCCCGCAACCAGGCCCCCTCACCGCTGGGGTCCTTCCTCCATGCCGATCTCATCCTGGCCGTCAGCATCTCCACTCTCGGCCTGGGCGGCATCGCGCTCATGCGCACCGCGGCCGCCGACCCCGAGGGACGTGGCTGGCACGACAAGCTCTCCGGGATGGTGCTGCTCAGCGCCCGTAGGGCGAAGCGTCCGAACCGGCCCACTCCCTCAGCGACCCAGCCGGAGAGGCGTCCTGTGGCCGAGCCGGCCCCCACTGGTCGCCGGGCCGCTGCAGTGTCCGAAGTGCCGCGGCAGTCGTCCTCCCAGAACATCGGTGAGGCATGGGACGCCGCCAGGCGCGTGTCCCTCTCCTCCTCGCCCACTGAGCAGAGCGCTGCGAGCCAGGAGCCCGCCGCAACGCCGTCCTCACAGGCCGCTGGAGAGCAGGACGAGTCGGCCTCCCACCGTCAGCCCTTCGAGAGGACCGGCCGCAAGGCCGAGAAGAAGGCCAGGAAGGCGGCACAGGCCAGGAAACGCGGCTCCCGTCCGAGCTTGACGAGCAGACGGGCCGATCAGGGGGCCGCGCAGGGCGCCGAGCACGTCACCACCGCGGGCGCCCAGAGCGCCACCGATGCCGGCGTCACCGACTCTTCTGGCAGGACCACGCACCCGACGACGTCGGATCCGGTCTCCTCCTCGATCCGCCGGCCCCGGCCTGCCCGGCCCGCCCGCCCGGGTCGCCCCGCGCGCCATGCCGGCCGCGCCCTGGCCGCCGGTTCATCCAGCGCCGCCGCCTACACCTCAGGGGCCTCTGCCGAGGGCTACGGCATGAGCATGGATCCCGCAGCAACCGCGGCCACACCGTGGACCACGGCCAAGGCCGCCAAGGCGGCGACCGTGTCATCGTCCCCCTCCGCGAAGTCGGCGGCCTCCACCGGCCCGGCGGTCTCAGACGCCGACGCCGAGGCCGTCGCAGCCGCTTCAGCCACCCCCGTGGACCCTCAGGCATCCACCGCGATGTCCTTAGCCCAGGTCGTGTCCCGACCGGCGGTGGAGAAGCCCTCGAAGCCCGCGGCGGGGTCCGCGGAGAAGGATGCCTTCACAGCTGTTCCCAGGGAGCCCGCGGATGCCGCCGCCCCGCCCCAGGAGGACACGGAGGCAACATCGAGCAGTACCGCATCGTCGACATCACCCGAGCCAACCTCCGCAACACCGATCAAGAAGCAGGTCAAGAAGCGGTCGGTACCCGCACCATCGGGCTCCGCCTCGCAGATGGATGCCGAAACCGCTACGCTCCACGCCGTGGAGGACGACTCGTCGGAGTCCACGGACGGGGCCGAGCGGCCTTCGCCCCAGACCCACGCGCCACCCTCATCTCAGCGGCCGTCCGACACGACGACGCCCTCAGCGGAATCCTCCAAAACTGCGGCCGATTCCGAGGCACCCCAGTCCTCCACGTCGCGAGATGCGACTTCCACACCACAAGTCCCGCGCTCGAAAGCCACAAAACCCGTAACATCACAGACGATGGAACCACGACACGCCCACACCCAACGCTGGAGGAATCAGTCCGGTCACACCGGCAAGAAGGCCTCCGGCTCATCCGCTGCACCCGCCGGGGATCAGCGAGAGCCGGTGTCACAGCCCGGCGTTCCTCGTCGCGAGAGCCTCTTCACCACCGAGCGGCAGCGCTTCGCCGCCGGAGCGGGCCCAGCCCCGGAGGTGGCGCACACCTTTGACACGTCCAGCATCCTGCCCTCGGCGGACCGCAACACGCAGGCCCTCATCGACTCGGTGCCCTGGTCCTCGGTTCCCACCTCGGTCGATGCCGCCACGGTGGACTCCCTGCCCGATGGGGTCATCATCTCCGATGACGGCTTGTCCCAGCAGCCCGAGGAGGCTTCGACGCCACCGCAGCGTACGTCCCCGATGGACCTGACCAACCCCGCCACGGTGCCCGGTGGAGTGCCGGCGTCCTCGGAGGGCGACGCGCACCCGACTGTGCGCAGTCACCGCAGCCATGCTCGGGCCTCCGCCGACAGTGCGACGAGCACGGCCGCCCCGGAGGGGAGCTCTCCGCGCCGGTCCCACGCCTCGCACCGCTTCCAGGGGCCGGGATTCCCCTCGCCCGCGGACGAACAGGCAGCACCCGATGAGCCCCGCAGTGACGCCCAGGCCACTGAGGCCGGCGACACTCGTCACGAGCACCGAGCCCCCGCCCAGGCGCAGTCCCGGACCGGCACGTCCAGGCGCAGTGCCAGCAGCGGTATGCCGGAGGCAGCCACACCGGCCTCCGCCTCTGCAGGCGTCTCCCTGCCTCCTGCCACCCCGGTTCCTGCTGCGAGCCCTCAGGCCGCCACGCCGCCGCTCCCGTCGGCCTCGTCAGCTGCTCCGGCGCTGTCGGTGCGTCTCGTCCCGCTGCTGGGCGGCAACCCGATCCTTATCCACGAGCCCACGGTGGTGGGCCGCGACCCCGACAACATCTCGGCCTATCCCGGGGCGGAGCGCGTCGCTCTTGATGACCCCACGCGCTCGGTATCCAAGACGCACGCGGCGATCTTCCCGCTGCTGGACGGGGTGTGGGTCACCGACCTTCACTCCACCAACGGGACTCGGGTGGAGTACCGCGATGGGCGCACCGTCGAGGCCGTGCCGGACAAGGCGCTGTCGGCTCTGGAGGGCAGTACGATCTTCTTCGGCCGCGTCGCCTTCAAGGTGGAGGTCGTCTGAGTTCCGCACCGGTTCCCTCAAGCGCTGGGGCCCGCACTCCCTTCAAGGAGTGCGGGCCCCGGTGTCTATGGGGCGGTGTCTATGGGGCTCAGCGGTGCATGGTTCGGTGAAGGTGGCACCGCGGGTGGATTGATCCCGGACCTTTCCCAGTAGCTCCCGCCTCTCCCGTACCTCGTGCAGGACGTGCCGGGCACCATCCCGACTGCGAGCGACTGCTCTCGGGAGGCGATCTCAGCCGACGTCGATCCCGCAGCGATCCAGTGTCCACAGCGCTGACATCACCGAGTCCGCCGTCAAAGCATCACTCAAGAATCCTTGGAATTCTGCGGGTTCTCCTCAGCGCGCGACGCCGGTGCAGCGTTGATGTCAGCATGGTGGATACCGGCGTCTCGCCAAACCTCCCCCATCGGCACTCCGGCGTCTCTAGGACAACCGACCCCATCGACGAGCTCCTGCCCGAGCGAGCGCCTGAGAGGCCTAGAATCTGACGGCAACGACGAGAGGGGACGATGTTGATCGAGGTTTCCGCCGAACAGGTGCTCGCATGGCGGCTGCACAGGCAATATCTGGAGCCATTGACGGACGCCGGCCCTGTTGAGATCGTCGGACGGCTCTGCGGCGCACAGGCGCAGGTGGCGTCCGCAGCTGAGACCGCTGTCGCCTTACGGCAACGCAACCCGCAACCTGAAGGGGTCAAGCGCGCCTACTCCGACCGCTCGCTCGTCAAGACGTGGGCGATGCGCGGAACGCTGCACGCGATGCGGTCCTCGGAGGTAGCGGAGTACCTGTCGCTACTGGCCGGCGCCCGTACGTGGACCAAGCCCTCCTGGTCACGGCACTTCGGCGCGACGCCGGAGGAGGTTAGGCAGCTGACGGAGTCTGTCGCCGACCTTCTCCACGGTCAGGTGCTGTCTCGCGATGAGCTCGTGAGCGAACTGGTTCAGGACAAACGGTTCAAGGGGATGGAAGAACAACTGCGCTCCGGGTGGGGGGCTCTGCTCAAGCCTCTCGCATGGCAGGGTGCCCTGTGCTACTGCCCGAGCTCGTCTTCGAAGGCGACATTCACTCACCCCGCCAGTTTTCTGACGAACTGGAATGGGCTGCCGGATCCTGCGGAGGCAGCACCAGCGGTCATTACGCGATACCTGTCCGCCTACGGCCCGGCGACCCCTGAGACCTTTGATGCGTGGCTTTCGCGTAACAGCAACAGGAAGTCAACGCTCAGGGGCTGGTTCGCCAGTCTTGGCGAGCAAGTCGTCGAGGTGAGGGTGGAGGGCGAGACACGGTATCTGCTCGCCGAGCATGAGGACGAGCTCGCGGCCACCCGACCCAGCCGCGCAACCCACCTCCTAGGAGCATTCGACCAGTTCGTTCTTGGTCCCGGGACGAAGGACACTCACATGCTGGCGAGTGAGCATCGCTCACTGGTGAGCAAGGCTGCGGGCTGGATCGCTCCCGTCCTGACCCGGGGAGGGCGGATCACCGGTGTCTGGGACATGGATGACGGGAATCTTGTCGTCACCCCATTTCCAGGTGAGCAGGCGCCGCCGTCAAAGGTGTTGGAGGATGCTGCTGCGCGGCTTGCAGCGGTGCATGGTTCGGTGAAGGTGGCACCGCGGGTGGATTGATCCCGGACCTTTCCCAGTAGCTCCCGCCTCTCCCGTACCTCGTGCAGGACGTGCCGGGCACCATCCCGACTGCGAGCGACCGGGCTCAGGAGGCGTCCTCAGGGGTGTTGACGCAGGCGGTCTTGGCCTGAGACGCCTTACCGTCCGAGCGCACCGCGGTGACCTCCAGGCAGGTGAGCGGCGGCTGGGCGACGACGACGACCTCATTGGTGCGGGTGGAGTCCACCTCGGTCTCCTCATTGGGCAACTTGACCCGGTAGAGGTAGCTGCCGGTCCAATCCGTCTCCGGCTCGCCCCAGGTGAACTTCACCGTGCCATCGCCCTGCGCCTCACCCACGATATCGCCCACCATGGGCACCGAGGCCTGCAGGGGATCGGCTCCGGTCTGCGGGGCGATCGTGGCGATCGGGTTGTCGGGCTTCTTCCGCTTGTCCTGGTTCTGGGAGACGATGATCGCGGCGATGACGGCGGCAACCATGGCCATGACCAGCAAACCGGTCAGCACGGCCCGCATGCGGTTCGGACGGCTCGGCTCGCCGGTCTCCGAGTCCGACGTCGAGCCCTTGTCCTCGCCGTCGGGATCCACCCGCATGGCGATGTGCTCACTGGTGACGTCGACCTGGTTGAAGACCCCCATCTTCGTGGCGGTGTCGGCCTCGTCGGGGTTGGGGCGCCTTACGGACTTCGCGGCCTTGTCCGGCTCCTGGAACAGGTCGACGGTCGTGATCGGCAGGTCGAGCTCGGCCTGGACCTGCTGGAGCGCCCGGGCGAAGGCCAGTGCCGTCGGGTAGCGGGAGTCCGGGTTCTTGTCCATCGCCACCGACAGCACGCGGTGCAACGACGGCGGGGCGTCCTGACGACCCAGCGGGGGCAGGGGGTCCTTGACGATACGGCGGGAGAGCTCGTAGACATCCGGGATGCCGTCGGTCTCGAAGGGGCTGCGCCCCGTGAGCATCGCGAAGGTGGTCGCACCCAGGGAGTAGATATCGGAGGCGGGATTGGCCGAGCGCATCCCGACCAGCTGCTCGGGGGGAGCCCAGGGCACGCTCATCCCCCGCAGCTCCTCGGTCCCTTCCGGACCACTCATGGCGGAGATGCCGAAGTCCGAGAGCACTGGACGACGATAGGTGGTGAACAGGATGTTGGCGGGCTTGATGTCTCGGTGGACGATGCCGGCCCGGTGAGCGGTCTCCACCGCCCCGGCGATCTGGATCGCCGTCGACAGGGTCTCAGCGACATTGAGGGGACCCTGACGCAAGATGGCGCCCAGCTGCGGCGGCGGGCAGTACTCCATGACCAGGAAGGGGTGGCCGTCGGCGGAGACTCCCGCTCCGTAGATGGACAGGATGGCCGGGTGGGAGGAGACCCGCGCCATGAGGTTCGCCTCCGACTCGAAGCGGGAGGCGGTCTTGTCCTCAACGTCAGCGTTCATGACCTTGACCGCGACCTCGCGGCGGGGCATGTGCTGCTCGAAGAGGTAGACCGTGGAGTAGCCTCCCGCTCCGAGCCTCTCCAGGTACGTGAACCCGGAGATGACCGGAGGCGGCCCCTTATGATCCAGCATCAGGGGAGGTTCTCAAAGGCGAGGGTCTGACCATCGCCGAGGTCGAGGACGTCTCCGCTGCGCAGGAGCACCGGATTCGCCGAGGACAGGCGCACGGGCGCCTCGTTCTGGCGGTTGAGAACAGTGCCGTTGCAGTTGCCCAGGTCCTGGGCCAGAACACTCCACGCATCCAGGTCGATGAGGATGTGGTTGCGGGAGACGAGCTGGTTGGGACTGGCGACGATCAGCGGACGGAGGGGTACCTCCGCAACGCTGGTGATGTCGTCGGCCACAGGGTTGCGACCCACCAGGAGGGGACGGTTGAGCTCGATGCTCTCGCCGCCGGAGATGACCACGCGCCCCAGAGGGGGGCAGGCCACCGACTTGGCCGGGCGGTTGAGCTCAGCTCCGCAGACGCGGCACACGGTGTAGTTCGTGGGGTTGGGGTGACCCTGGGGGCACACCGCCGACAGCACGATCCGTATGGCGTCGGGTTCACTGGGAGAGCTCGCCGAGACCGGGGACGTCGGGCTGGAGGGTCCGGCTCCCACGAGGGAGACGAGCTCGCCGACCAGGTCCTCGGGCAGGCCGTTGATGGTCTGCCCGTCATGGTCACCGCGACCGAGGTCCGCGCTCGAGGGCTCATCGGCGGAGGGATGCACGAGCTCCACCACCGTCGCTGCCGCGGCTGCGGATCCGGCCGACTCGGCGGCCTCCGCCGACTGGCCCGGCTCCAGGGGACCGAGCCCCTGGTTGAGCAGCTCGGCGCGCAGCTCCTGGGAGAGGTCCTCGGGCAGGCCGTTGATGGTCTGTCCGTCATGGTCCCCGGAGCGTACGGGCTCTTCCTCGGCGTGCGCCTGCGCGGCGGCCTCGGCAACAGCAGTGGCCTCCGCGACCACGGCGGCCTCAACAGGCACGAAGTCGGCCGGGGTCTGGGCGACCTCGGTGACCTCAGCGGCAGCGTCCTTGATACCAGTAGCCTCAAGATCCTCGCTCGACGGGGGCGGAGGGGGCGGGATCATGGCCTCTGCCTCCTGAGCGGAGGGGATCGG
Coding sequences within it:
- a CDS encoding winged helix DNA-binding domain-containing protein, which gives rise to MIEVSAEQVLAWRLHRQYLEPLTDAGPVEIVGRLCGAQAQVASAAETAVALRQRNPQPEGVKRAYSDRSLVKTWAMRGTLHAMRSSEVAEYLSLLAGARTWTKPSWSRHFGATPEEVRQLTESVADLLHGQVLSRDELVSELVQDKRFKGMEEQLRSGWGALLKPLAWQGALCYCPSSSSKATFTHPASFLTNWNGLPDPAEAAPAVITRYLSAYGPATPETFDAWLSRNSNRKSTLRGWFASLGEQVVEVRVEGETRYLLAEHEDELAATRPSRATHLLGAFDQFVLGPGTKDTHMLASEHRSLVSKAAGWIAPVLTRGGRITGVWDMDDGNLVVTPFPGEQAPPSKVLEDAAARLAAVHGSVKVAPRVD
- a CDS encoding serine/threonine-protein kinase gives rise to the protein MLDHKGPPPVISGFTYLERLGAGGYSTVYLFEQHMPRREVAVKVMNADVEDKTASRFESEANLMARVSSHPAILSIYGAGVSADGHPFLVMEYCPPPQLGAILRQGPLNVAETLSTAIQIAGAVETAHRAGIVHRDIKPANILFTTYRRPVLSDFGISAMSGPEGTEELRGMSVPWAPPEQLVGMRSANPASDIYSLGATTFAMLTGRSPFETDGIPDVYELSRRIVKDPLPPLGRQDAPPSLHRVLSVAMDKNPDSRYPTALAFARALQQVQAELDLPITTVDLFQEPDKAAKSVRRPNPDEADTATKMGVFNQVDVTSEHIAMRVDPDGEDKGSTSDSETGEPSRPNRMRAVLTGLLVMAMVAAVIAAIIVSQNQDKRKKPDNPIATIAPQTGADPLQASVPMVGDIVGEAQGDGTVKFTWGEPETDWTGSYLYRVKLPNEETEVDSTRTNEVVVVAQPPLTCLEVTAVRSDGKASQAKTACVNTPEDAS
- a CDS encoding RDD family protein — its product is MTITADARGSASTAAGPPTSSHLPNETARPGVVSPYGMTPTASGDPHGGAAAAPRGSETSTAEPAGHTPSPHQLPPAPLQARIVAGVIDLVIGSLLVGGLTSAIWQVGGRPVLTSGLIAFGVVVGARWLAIATTGWSLGGRLLSIRMLGARNQAPSPLGSFLHADLILAVSISTLGLGGIALMRTAAADPEGRGWHDKLSGMVLLSARRAKRPNRPTPSATQPERRPVAEPAPTGRRAAAVSEVPRQSSSQNIGEAWDAARRVSLSSSPTEQSAASQEPAATPSSQAAGEQDESASHRQPFERTGRKAEKKARKAAQARKRGSRPSLTSRRADQGAAQGAEHVTTAGAQSATDAGVTDSSGRTTHPTTSDPVSSSIRRPRPARPARPGRPARHAGRALAAGSSSAAAYTSGASAEGYGMSMDPAATAATPWTTAKAAKAATVSSSPSAKSAASTGPAVSDADAEAVAAASATPVDPQASTAMSLAQVVSRPAVEKPSKPAAGSAEKDAFTAVPREPADAAAPPQEDTEATSSSTASSTSPEPTSATPIKKQVKKRSVPAPSGSASQMDAETATLHAVEDDSSESTDGAERPSPQTHAPPSSQRPSDTTTPSAESSKTAADSEAPQSSTSRDATSTPQVPRSKATKPVTSQTMEPRHAHTQRWRNQSGHTGKKASGSSAAPAGDQREPVSQPGVPRRESLFTTERQRFAAGAGPAPEVAHTFDTSSILPSADRNTQALIDSVPWSSVPTSVDAATVDSLPDGVIISDDGLSQQPEEASTPPQRTSPMDLTNPATVPGGVPASSEGDAHPTVRSHRSHARASADSATSTAAPEGSSPRRSHASHRFQGPGFPSPADEQAAPDEPRSDAQATEAGDTRHEHRAPAQAQSRTGTSRRSASSGMPEAATPASASAGVSLPPATPVPAASPQAATPPLPSASSAAPALSVRLVPLLGGNPILIHEPTVVGRDPDNISAYPGAERVALDDPTRSVSKTHAAIFPLLDGVWVTDLHSTNGTRVEYRDGRTVEAVPDKALSALEGSTIFFGRVAFKVEVV